GGTGGCGATGAGCGGGTCGGCGAGGCCGCGGGCGTCGAGCTGCTCCAGGGTGCGGGCGTGGACGCCAAAGGCGCGGGAGAGGTTGCTGATGCCGTACGGGCGCCTCTCCAGGAGGGTGACGGGGACGCCGGCGTGGGCGAGGTCACCGGCCAGGAGCAGGCCTGTGGGGCCGGAGCCGACGACGATGACGGAGCGGGGGGATGCGGAGGTGCGGGGGGCGTCGGAGGTGCGGGGGGCGTCGGGGGTGTTGCCGGTGCCGTTCATGGTGGCCTCCTGGTGCCAACGGACGTTGGTCAACGCTTGTTGGCAATGGTAGGCACGGAGGAGGTGGGGCGTCAACGGGTGTTGGCCTACAGCTGTTGGCTTGCATGGGTTGATCGGCGTGGGGGGTGTGACGACGCGCCACTGGTCCACAGGTGGCGGCACACGCCTGCTGGTCGGCGAGTGCCGGCCGCCGCCCGTTGACCGACGCTCGCTGACCGACGCCCGTTGACCGACGCTCGCTGGCCGACGCCTATTGACCAACGCCTGTTGGCCAACAGCCGCTGGCCAACATCTGTTGGCCAGCGGCGCACTGGGCCTACGCATGTTGACCGACACGTATTGGTCGGCAGCTCATGGCCGATGCCTGTTGGCCGACGGATGTAGGCCAACAGGCATTGACCGACGCATGTAGGCCTGCTTCGGCGGCGGGGCGCCGGAGCGGGAGCGCTGGCGCGCATCATCGACCCCAGCTCCCCGACCAGTCACCCGGTCGGCCCTCCCGCCAACCACCCGACCGGCCCGGATTACGCATAGCCGTTGACCGGCACTGGTTCGCCTACAGTCGTTGGCCTACACTCGTTGGCATGTCAGACGCCTCCCCCACCCCCACGGCTTCCCCCGCCCCCCGCCGCTCCGACGCCACCCGCACCGCGATCCTCGACGCGGCCCGCGAGCGCTTCGCCACCGACGGATACGAGCGCGCCACCATCCGGGCGATCGCCAAGGACGCGAACATCGACCCGTCGATGGTCATGCGCTACTACGGCAACAAGGAGGGCCTCTTCGCGGCCGCCGTCGCCGTGGATCTGAAGCTCCCCGACCTGGACGCCGTCCCCCGCGCCGAGGTTGGCCGTGCCCTCGTCTCGCACTTCCTCGACATGTGGGAGGACAACGAGGTGCTGACCGCCCTGCTGCGGGTCGGCGCGACCAATCAGGCCGGGGCCGAGCGGATGCAGCAGATCTTCCGGAACCAGTTGCTGCCGATCGCCCAGAAGGTCTGTCCCGATCCCGAGCAGGTGCCGACGCGGGCCGCGCTCTGTGCGACGCAGGTGCTGGGGATGGCGCTCACCCGTTACGTGCTGCGGTTCCCGCCCACGACGGCGCTCGTCCGTCAGGAGATCGTGGCGTGGCTGGCGCCCACCCTCCAGCGTTACCTCACCGCACCGAGCCCTTGACGCCCGGCCGAGCCCGACACCGAACCCAACCCCAATCGAACCCCGGCCCCGGCTCCCTCACCGTCGCTGCCGTCGCCGTCGCCGTCGCCCGGACATGCCGAAGGCGCCGGCCCCGTCGACGTACGACGGGAACGGCGCCCTCACAGGTGCGCGGTGAGCTCGGGCGGAAGGCGTCAGGCCTTCGCGTCGGCCTCGGTCCTGATGTTGGAGGTGGTCGTGTCCTTCTCCTTGTGGGACTTGTCCAGCACCATCACCAGGCCCGCGATCACCGCGAAGATCGCGATCGGGGCAATCACGAACCAACCCAGCGTCTCGATGACGCTCAGGCCCGTGCCGGGGTCGTCGCCGTCGTCACGCGTCAGCGCGAGCGCGGGGGACGACATGAGCAGCATCATCAGCGTCGTACCGGCAGCCAGGGCGCCGGCGCGCAGGGCGTTCTTCTTGTCCACGGTGCCAAAAGTACCGAACGCCGGGTGGCGTCGCGTGTCCGGGGTGCCGTAAAGGGTGTCCGGGGTGCCGTAAAGGGTGTCCGGGGTGCCGTAAAGGGTGTCCGGGGTGCCGTGAAGGGTGCGGACCCCCGACCTCACCTACGCCTCGCCCCCTCGCGACCGCCGCCGCCATCGCCACCGCCGCCATCGCCCCCGCCCCCAGCCCCGTCCTCCCGCAACACCTCCACCAGCCGCCGCAACCGCACGGAAGCCGCCAGCCCCTCAAGCGTCACCGGCCGCCCGGCGGCGTCCGCGATCGGCAAGCGCCAGTTCGGGTACTCGTCCCACGTCCCCGGCAGGTTCTGGGGCCGACGGTCCCCCACCCCGTCCGGCAGCCACACACCGATCATCCGGGCCGGCGTGCGCAGCAGGTAGCGGTGGACGGCCTGCACCTCGGCCTCCTCCTCCCCCGCGCCGAGGCCGCCACCCGTGCCGCGCAGCAGGCC
This region of Streptomyces chromofuscus genomic DNA includes:
- a CDS encoding TetR/AcrR family transcriptional regulator; its protein translation is MSDASPTPTASPAPRRSDATRTAILDAARERFATDGYERATIRAIAKDANIDPSMVMRYYGNKEGLFAAAVAVDLKLPDLDAVPRAEVGRALVSHFLDMWEDNEVLTALLRVGATNQAGAERMQQIFRNQLLPIAQKVCPDPEQVPTRAALCATQVLGMALTRYVLRFPPTTALVRQEIVAWLAPTLQRYLTAPSP